One region of Osmia lignaria lignaria isolate PbOS001 chromosome 7, iyOsmLign1, whole genome shotgun sequence genomic DNA includes:
- the LOC117609711 gene encoding uncharacterized protein LOC117609711 isoform X1 translates to MSGQYPGHSRPPVGTPPPQTVWNHLTMTQGQVSGLNIHPTALSGAALSPAGFYTHPSIARAPQLTPQLAHTQALPTWHTPTVPSKSVTPANTPGNPLFSLQMLVDNRQNQNQYRNSPSSQNTLDLSSTSEIIPENYSRISQDIPISLTARNVDKGSRNGNIISPPIPLNGETSSDSGISSSVPTPNSVSEPVSLSTKEVTTPKITVKNFESNLKGVANVHDKIKEMNVDNFTQKVINLPPSVTIERVVPEKKEPDIAKSKDTLSVIAQVPRNVLPVIVNLTSKMDKDVTDSSKSELSSEQERKIEEASVRSPKNLPKRGKKGVDSLLEKLEGGNKKLGSAENIGSVIVMPVEEKDTSSVKSMSPDRQKSKSPNREDEVVSPTFSNDDSNDNTKQRRKRKLEKPVRLSKDSKTEVEDMELEPTEPIELRINESTPEELASAIPIVKLEDNERIATADHRISEKVDETVSERIEENQPIRRRRSSDNIPPSSTPSNQRVRRKSSDDATEFVKITSPKVVNNTNPFNEVESELEKMFAGIVETEADVKKEEPTTEFAKSQLQAGSTTKTENLENNILHTKELHSVNPTDVSSTVDTKLSGKKGKRTKVQGGKRKISRSSENIFGTVNNDMPQKDIKKRRLSKSSKKQDISKKTKKNIKVDGVREVTYDSGSNASSIRSRGPVVHVEGPRDSPLSIQVVNAPREEEEEKSKEKRKSVGNGSAGRSKRLSHQNDLDYRGKVSKVGLFSSTLSSRYDAHTTDSTWVCVFCKQGPHAVIPGDPSRPHPNLAGPHIAPGTYIVPAGVLSDLFGPYLIGKERLEDGILSADEQEITTEQKKGSKNKRSLRYAGLADQFTAKMGKKKRNSVESNTNAIFTGMTVLPGEEQRWEVWLHEQCAVWAAGVYMAGGRVTGLQEAVWDAAKSICDSCGLTGANIGCVKRGCKAVTHYPCALTKGWHLDTNQYIPKCNLHRVT, encoded by the exons ATGTCCGGACAATATCCAGGGCATAGCCGACCTCCGGTTGGTACACCTCCACCTCAAACAGTCTGGAATCATCTTACAATGACACAAGGTCAag TTTCAGGTTTAAACATTCATCCAACAGCTTTGTCAGGTGCTGCGTTAAGTCCAGCTGGGTTTTATACGCATCCGTCTATAGCTAGAGCACCACAACTGACACCTCAACTTGCACATACTCAAGCACTTCCGACCTGGCACACACCGACTGTTCCATCAAAAAGTGTTACTCCAGCCAATACACCAGGAAATCCTTTATTTAGTTTACAAATGCTGGTAGACAATAGGCAGAATCAAAATCAATATAGAAATTCACCAAGTTCACAAAACACGCTAGATTTATCGTCTACGTCAGAAATTATTCCTGAAAATTATTCGCGAATATCCCAGGATATTCCAATAAGTCTGACTGCAAGAAACGTAGACAAGGGTAGTAGGAATGGAAATATAATTTCTCCTCCAATACCTCTGAATGGAGAAACTTCATCGGACAGTGGAATTAGTTCATCAGTTCCAACACCTAATTCTGTTAGTGAACCAGTTTCATTGTCAACCAAAGAAGTTACAACGCCTAAAATAACAGTGAAAAACTTTGAAAGCAATTTAAAGGGTGTGGCAAATGTTCATGATAAGATAAAGGAAATGAATGTAGATAATTTTACGCAGAAAGTTATAAATTTGCCACCTAGTGTAACGATCGAAAGGGTAGTTCCGGAAAAAAAAGAACCTGATATCGCGAAAAGTAAAGATACATTAAGTGTTATTGCACAAGTGCCAAGAAATGTTTTGCCTGTTATCGTGAATCTTACCTCCAAAATGGATAAAGATGTGACAGATAGTTCAAAAAGTGAATTATCTTCGGAACAAGAACGGAAAATTGAAGAGGCAAGTGTGAGATCGCCTAAAAATTTACCTAAAAGAGGTAAAAAGGGTGTGGATTCTCTTTTAGAGAAATTAGAAGGTGGTAATAAAAAGCTTGGAAGTGCTGAAAATATTGGATCTGTTATTGTAATGCCAGTAGAAGAGAAAGATACGTCAAGTGTTAAAAGTATGTCCCCTGATAGACAAAAATCGAAATCTCCAAATAGAGAAGATGAagttgtatctcctacattcaGTAATGATGATTCTAATGATAATACTAAACAGCGCAGGAAAAGGAAACTCGAAAAGCCAGTACGACTTAGTAAAGACTCGAAAACAGAAGTAGAAGATATGGAATTAGAACCTACAGAACCAATAGAACTTAGAATAAATGAATCAACACCAGAAGAACTGGCAAGTGCTATCCCAATTGTAAAATTAGAAGATAATGAACGTATTGCTACAGCAGATCATAGAATATCTGAAAAGGTAGATGAAACTGTAAGTGAAAGAATTGAAGAAAATCAACCAATTAGAAGGCGCAGAAGTAGTGACAATATACCTCCTAGTTCAACTCCTTCGAATCAGAGGGTTAGAAGAAAATCCAGTGACGATGCAActgaatttgtaaaaataacGAGTCCAAAGGTTGTAAATAATACAAATCCATTTAACGAAGTAGAATCAGAACTTGAGAAAATGTTTGCTGGTATCGTCGAGACAGAAGCGGATGTTAAAAAGGAGGAACCAACAACAGAATTTGCAAAATCTCAGCTTCAAGCTGGTAGTACAACTAAAACTGAGAATCTAGAAAATAATATTCTACATACAAAAGAATTACACAGTGTTAATCCTACTGATGTTTCGTCCACCGTTGATACAAAATTATctggaaaaaagggaaaaaggactAAAGTTCAAGGAGGGAAACGAAAAATTTCCAGAtcttctgaaaatatttttggaacTGTCAATAATGATATGCCTCAGAAAGACATAAAAAAAAGGAGACTGTCGAAAAGTTCGAAGAAACAAGATATTTcgaagaaaacaaagaaaaatattaaagtagacGGAGTAAGAGAAGTAACGTACGATTCTGGATCAAATGCAAGTTCTATCAGATCTCGTGGACCGGTGGTTCATGTTGAAGGTCCAAGAGATAGTCCTTTAAGTATTCAAGTAGTTAATGCACccagggaagaagaagaagagaaaagtaaAGAGAAACGAAAGAGTGTGGGAAATGGTAGTGCGGGAAGGAGTAAGAGACTCAGTCATCAAAATGATTTAGACTATAGag GTAAAGTCAGTAAAGTGGGTCTTTTTAGTTCAACGTTGTCATCGCGTTATGACGCCCATACAACAGATTCTACCTGGGTCTGTGTATTTTGTAAACAAGGTCCTCACGCTGTTATACCTGGAGATCCTTCTCGACCACATCCTAATTTAGCTGGACCTCACATAGCTCCTGGAACTTACATT GTTCCAGCTGGTGTTTTAAGCGATTTATTTGGGCCATATTTAATTGGTAAAGAACGCTTAGAAGATGGAATTCTTTCAGCTGACGAGCAAGAAATTACTACTGAACAGAAAAAAGGTAGTAAGAATAAAAGAAGTTTGAGGTACGCTGGATTAGCTGATCAATTTACTGCAAAAATGggtaaaaagaaacgaaattccGTTGAAAGTAATACCAATGCCATATTTACTGGAATGACTGTACTCCCTGGAGAGGAACAGCGTTGGGAAGTTTGGCTTCATGAACAGTGTGCCGTTTGGGCAGCTGGAGTATACATGGCAG GTGGTAGAGTAACGGGTTTGCAAGAGGCGGTGTGGGATGCAGCGAAGTCTATATGTGACTCTTGTGGTTTAACAGGAGCAAATATTGGCTGCGTTAAAAGAGGTTGTAAAGCTGTTACTCATTATCCTTGTGCGTTAACGAAAGGTTGGCATTTGGATACTAATCAGTATATACCGAAGTGTAACCTTCATCGAGTTACATGA
- the LOC117609711 gene encoding uncharacterized protein LOC117609711 isoform X2, giving the protein MSGQYPGHSRPPVGTPPPQTVWNHLTMTQGQGLNIHPTALSGAALSPAGFYTHPSIARAPQLTPQLAHTQALPTWHTPTVPSKSVTPANTPGNPLFSLQMLVDNRQNQNQYRNSPSSQNTLDLSSTSEIIPENYSRISQDIPISLTARNVDKGSRNGNIISPPIPLNGETSSDSGISSSVPTPNSVSEPVSLSTKEVTTPKITVKNFESNLKGVANVHDKIKEMNVDNFTQKVINLPPSVTIERVVPEKKEPDIAKSKDTLSVIAQVPRNVLPVIVNLTSKMDKDVTDSSKSELSSEQERKIEEASVRSPKNLPKRGKKGVDSLLEKLEGGNKKLGSAENIGSVIVMPVEEKDTSSVKSMSPDRQKSKSPNREDEVVSPTFSNDDSNDNTKQRRKRKLEKPVRLSKDSKTEVEDMELEPTEPIELRINESTPEELASAIPIVKLEDNERIATADHRISEKVDETVSERIEENQPIRRRRSSDNIPPSSTPSNQRVRRKSSDDATEFVKITSPKVVNNTNPFNEVESELEKMFAGIVETEADVKKEEPTTEFAKSQLQAGSTTKTENLENNILHTKELHSVNPTDVSSTVDTKLSGKKGKRTKVQGGKRKISRSSENIFGTVNNDMPQKDIKKRRLSKSSKKQDISKKTKKNIKVDGVREVTYDSGSNASSIRSRGPVVHVEGPRDSPLSIQVVNAPREEEEEKSKEKRKSVGNGSAGRSKRLSHQNDLDYRGKVSKVGLFSSTLSSRYDAHTTDSTWVCVFCKQGPHAVIPGDPSRPHPNLAGPHIAPGTYIVPAGVLSDLFGPYLIGKERLEDGILSADEQEITTEQKKGSKNKRSLRYAGLADQFTAKMGKKKRNSVESNTNAIFTGMTVLPGEEQRWEVWLHEQCAVWAAGVYMAGGRVTGLQEAVWDAAKSICDSCGLTGANIGCVKRGCKAVTHYPCALTKGWHLDTNQYIPKCNLHRVT; this is encoded by the exons ATGTCCGGACAATATCCAGGGCATAGCCGACCTCCGGTTGGTACACCTCCACCTCAAACAGTCTGGAATCATCTTACAATGACACAAGGTCAag GTTTAAACATTCATCCAACAGCTTTGTCAGGTGCTGCGTTAAGTCCAGCTGGGTTTTATACGCATCCGTCTATAGCTAGAGCACCACAACTGACACCTCAACTTGCACATACTCAAGCACTTCCGACCTGGCACACACCGACTGTTCCATCAAAAAGTGTTACTCCAGCCAATACACCAGGAAATCCTTTATTTAGTTTACAAATGCTGGTAGACAATAGGCAGAATCAAAATCAATATAGAAATTCACCAAGTTCACAAAACACGCTAGATTTATCGTCTACGTCAGAAATTATTCCTGAAAATTATTCGCGAATATCCCAGGATATTCCAATAAGTCTGACTGCAAGAAACGTAGACAAGGGTAGTAGGAATGGAAATATAATTTCTCCTCCAATACCTCTGAATGGAGAAACTTCATCGGACAGTGGAATTAGTTCATCAGTTCCAACACCTAATTCTGTTAGTGAACCAGTTTCATTGTCAACCAAAGAAGTTACAACGCCTAAAATAACAGTGAAAAACTTTGAAAGCAATTTAAAGGGTGTGGCAAATGTTCATGATAAGATAAAGGAAATGAATGTAGATAATTTTACGCAGAAAGTTATAAATTTGCCACCTAGTGTAACGATCGAAAGGGTAGTTCCGGAAAAAAAAGAACCTGATATCGCGAAAAGTAAAGATACATTAAGTGTTATTGCACAAGTGCCAAGAAATGTTTTGCCTGTTATCGTGAATCTTACCTCCAAAATGGATAAAGATGTGACAGATAGTTCAAAAAGTGAATTATCTTCGGAACAAGAACGGAAAATTGAAGAGGCAAGTGTGAGATCGCCTAAAAATTTACCTAAAAGAGGTAAAAAGGGTGTGGATTCTCTTTTAGAGAAATTAGAAGGTGGTAATAAAAAGCTTGGAAGTGCTGAAAATATTGGATCTGTTATTGTAATGCCAGTAGAAGAGAAAGATACGTCAAGTGTTAAAAGTATGTCCCCTGATAGACAAAAATCGAAATCTCCAAATAGAGAAGATGAagttgtatctcctacattcaGTAATGATGATTCTAATGATAATACTAAACAGCGCAGGAAAAGGAAACTCGAAAAGCCAGTACGACTTAGTAAAGACTCGAAAACAGAAGTAGAAGATATGGAATTAGAACCTACAGAACCAATAGAACTTAGAATAAATGAATCAACACCAGAAGAACTGGCAAGTGCTATCCCAATTGTAAAATTAGAAGATAATGAACGTATTGCTACAGCAGATCATAGAATATCTGAAAAGGTAGATGAAACTGTAAGTGAAAGAATTGAAGAAAATCAACCAATTAGAAGGCGCAGAAGTAGTGACAATATACCTCCTAGTTCAACTCCTTCGAATCAGAGGGTTAGAAGAAAATCCAGTGACGATGCAActgaatttgtaaaaataacGAGTCCAAAGGTTGTAAATAATACAAATCCATTTAACGAAGTAGAATCAGAACTTGAGAAAATGTTTGCTGGTATCGTCGAGACAGAAGCGGATGTTAAAAAGGAGGAACCAACAACAGAATTTGCAAAATCTCAGCTTCAAGCTGGTAGTACAACTAAAACTGAGAATCTAGAAAATAATATTCTACATACAAAAGAATTACACAGTGTTAATCCTACTGATGTTTCGTCCACCGTTGATACAAAATTATctggaaaaaagggaaaaaggactAAAGTTCAAGGAGGGAAACGAAAAATTTCCAGAtcttctgaaaatatttttggaacTGTCAATAATGATATGCCTCAGAAAGACATAAAAAAAAGGAGACTGTCGAAAAGTTCGAAGAAACAAGATATTTcgaagaaaacaaagaaaaatattaaagtagacGGAGTAAGAGAAGTAACGTACGATTCTGGATCAAATGCAAGTTCTATCAGATCTCGTGGACCGGTGGTTCATGTTGAAGGTCCAAGAGATAGTCCTTTAAGTATTCAAGTAGTTAATGCACccagggaagaagaagaagagaaaagtaaAGAGAAACGAAAGAGTGTGGGAAATGGTAGTGCGGGAAGGAGTAAGAGACTCAGTCATCAAAATGATTTAGACTATAGag GTAAAGTCAGTAAAGTGGGTCTTTTTAGTTCAACGTTGTCATCGCGTTATGACGCCCATACAACAGATTCTACCTGGGTCTGTGTATTTTGTAAACAAGGTCCTCACGCTGTTATACCTGGAGATCCTTCTCGACCACATCCTAATTTAGCTGGACCTCACATAGCTCCTGGAACTTACATT GTTCCAGCTGGTGTTTTAAGCGATTTATTTGGGCCATATTTAATTGGTAAAGAACGCTTAGAAGATGGAATTCTTTCAGCTGACGAGCAAGAAATTACTACTGAACAGAAAAAAGGTAGTAAGAATAAAAGAAGTTTGAGGTACGCTGGATTAGCTGATCAATTTACTGCAAAAATGggtaaaaagaaacgaaattccGTTGAAAGTAATACCAATGCCATATTTACTGGAATGACTGTACTCCCTGGAGAGGAACAGCGTTGGGAAGTTTGGCTTCATGAACAGTGTGCCGTTTGGGCAGCTGGAGTATACATGGCAG GTGGTAGAGTAACGGGTTTGCAAGAGGCGGTGTGGGATGCAGCGAAGTCTATATGTGACTCTTGTGGTTTAACAGGAGCAAATATTGGCTGCGTTAAAAGAGGTTGTAAAGCTGTTACTCATTATCCTTGTGCGTTAACGAAAGGTTGGCATTTGGATACTAATCAGTATATACCGAAGTGTAACCTTCATCGAGTTACATGA